One window of the Oncorhynchus mykiss isolate Arlee chromosome 5, USDA_OmykA_1.1, whole genome shotgun sequence genome contains the following:
- the LOC110523070 gene encoding SOSS complex subunit C isoform X1, whose amino-acid sequence MKQAAVTSSDMASPAPGAGFQNKNRVAILAELDKEKRRLIQNSSMNNPGASIPLSRPALNKDFRDHAEQQHIAAQQKAALQHAHAHSSGFFITQDSSFGNLILPVLPRLDPPPPAE is encoded by the exons ATGAaacag GCTGCAGTCACTTCCTCTGACATGGCCTCGCCTGCACCTGGAGCGG GATTCCAGAACAAGAACCGTGTTGCCATTTTGGCTGAATTGGACAAGGAGAAAAGACGCTTGATACAGAACTCCTCCATGAATAACCCTGGAGCCAG CATCCCTCTCTCCAGACCAGCCCTGAATAAAGACTTCAGAGACCACGCGGAGCAGCAGCACATCGCTGCCCAGCAGAAAGCAGCTCTGCAG CATGCCCATGCTCACTCTTCTGGATTCTTCATCACTCAAGACTCGTCCTTCGGGAACCTGATCCTCCCGGTGCTGCCCCGTCTAGACCCACCTCCACCAGCAGAATAA
- the LOC110523070 gene encoding SOSS complex subunit C isoform X2: protein MASPAPGAGFQNKNRVAILAELDKEKRRLIQNSSMNNPGASIPLSRPALNKDFRDHAEQQHIAAQQKAALQHAHAHSSGFFITQDSSFGNLILPVLPRLDPPPPAE from the exons ATGGCCTCGCCTGCACCTGGAGCGG GATTCCAGAACAAGAACCGTGTTGCCATTTTGGCTGAATTGGACAAGGAGAAAAGACGCTTGATACAGAACTCCTCCATGAATAACCCTGGAGCCAG CATCCCTCTCTCCAGACCAGCCCTGAATAAAGACTTCAGAGACCACGCGGAGCAGCAGCACATCGCTGCCCAGCAGAAAGCAGCTCTGCAG CATGCCCATGCTCACTCTTCTGGATTCTTCATCACTCAAGACTCGTCCTTCGGGAACCTGATCCTCCCGGTGCTGCCCCGTCTAGACCCACCTCCACCAGCAGAATAA